One Paenibacillus sp. FSL W8-0186 genomic window carries:
- the fapR gene encoding transcription factor FapR, whose protein sequence is MPKRARQQQLVKLIEENPFVTDQELTRQLKVSIQTIRLDRMELGIPELRERMKLMAERSYDQVRSLPLHEVIGEIVDLQLDKSGISIFEISKEHVFSRTGIARGHHIFAQANSLAVAVINDEIALTFSADIRFIRPVHLGEKCIAKAYVRPVSGNKGKAKVEVFTYVGEEMVFQGNFVIYRSAVEDNNEGGSQHENRH, encoded by the coding sequence TTGCCCAAGAGGGCGAGGCAGCAGCAGCTCGTCAAACTGATCGAAGAGAATCCTTTCGTCACAGATCAGGAGCTGACCCGGCAGCTGAAGGTGAGCATCCAGACGATCCGGCTAGACCGGATGGAGCTCGGTATTCCTGAGCTGCGCGAACGGATGAAGCTGATGGCGGAACGATCCTATGACCAGGTGCGTTCATTGCCGCTGCATGAGGTTATTGGTGAAATCGTCGATTTGCAGTTGGATAAGAGCGGAATATCTATTTTTGAAATAAGCAAGGAACATGTCTTTTCACGGACGGGCATCGCGCGGGGACATCATATTTTTGCGCAGGCCAACTCATTGGCTGTAGCGGTCATTAACGATGAGATTGCGCTCACATTCTCGGCGGATATCCGGTTTATCCGTCCGGTTCATTTGGGCGAGAAGTGCATCGCCAAAGCATATGTCCGTCCAGTTTCCGGCAACAAGGGCAAGGCCAAGGTCGAAGTGTTCACCTACGTTGGCGAAGAGATGGTGTTCCAAGGGAACTTCGTCATTTACCGCTCCGCGGTAGAGGACAATAACGAAGGAGGAAGTCAGCATGAGAATCGCCATTGA
- the rpmF gene encoding 50S ribosomal protein L32, translated as MAVPQRRTSKTRRDKRRTHFKLAVPGMVKCEQCGELKLAHHVCKVCGTYKAREVIKG; from the coding sequence ATGGCAGTACCTCAACGGAGAACGTCCAAGACGCGCCGCGACAAACGCCGCACGCACTTCAAATTGGCTGTGCCGGGCATGGTAAAATGTGAACAATGCGGAGAATTGAAGCTTGCTCACCACGTATGTAAAGTATGCGGAACATACAAAGCAAGAGAAGTTATCAAAGGTTAA
- the acpP gene encoding acyl carrier protein, with translation MSDVLERVKRIVVDRLGADEAEVTLEASFKDDLGADSLDVVELVMELEDEFDLEISDEDAEKITTVGEVVNYIQSHT, from the coding sequence ATGTCCGATGTATTGGAGCGCGTAAAACGCATTGTAGTGGATCGCCTCGGCGCAGATGAAGCTGAAGTGACGCTTGAAGCGTCTTTCAAAGATGACCTGGGTGCTGATTCGCTGGATGTAGTCGAATTGGTCATGGAACTCGAAGATGAATTCGATTTGGAAATTTCAGATGAAGATGCTGAGAAGATTACGACCGTAGGTGAAGTTGTAAACTACATACAATCTCATACCTAA
- the fabF gene encoding beta-ketoacyl-ACP synthase II produces the protein MKHRVVITGMGVVTSLGQDLDTFWNNLMAGKSGVSAIESFDVSEYPTRIAASVKDFNAEDYVDRKEARKMDRFVQFAAAAATSAIKDSGLVIGEQVDPERVGVIIGSGIGGLGTWEDQHNILLQKGPKRVSPFFIPMMIANMASGHVSILFGAKGPNSTAVTACATGTHSIGDSYKLIQRGDADVMICGGAEATIRPTGLAGFCSMRAMSTRNDEPERASRPFDTGRDGFVMGEGSGVLVLESLEHAQKRGAKIYAEVIGYGLSADAHHMTDPDPNGARRCMEMAIREAGINVSEVDYINAHGTSTPAGDRSETIAIKGALGEHARKVAVSSTKSMTGHLLGAAGGVEAVICGLTIKNSKIAPTINLENQDPECDLDYVPNVARAADVNVAMSNSFGFGGHNATIVLKKFEA, from the coding sequence TTGAAGCATAGAGTGGTAATAACCGGTATGGGAGTCGTTACATCCCTCGGTCAAGACTTGGATACGTTCTGGAATAATCTCATGGCGGGAAAATCGGGGGTATCCGCGATTGAATCGTTCGACGTTAGCGAATATCCGACCCGGATCGCCGCTTCGGTGAAAGACTTCAATGCCGAAGATTACGTAGACCGCAAGGAAGCGCGCAAGATGGACCGTTTCGTTCAATTTGCAGCGGCGGCGGCTACGAGTGCTATTAAAGACAGCGGCCTCGTGATTGGTGAGCAGGTTGATCCTGAGCGCGTCGGCGTTATTATCGGTTCGGGAATTGGCGGACTGGGAACCTGGGAAGATCAGCATAACATTTTGCTGCAAAAAGGCCCAAAACGCGTAAGCCCTTTCTTCATTCCGATGATGATTGCGAACATGGCTTCCGGCCACGTGTCAATACTGTTCGGTGCGAAAGGACCAAACAGTACAGCTGTAACGGCGTGCGCGACCGGAACTCATTCCATTGGCGATTCGTATAAACTAATTCAGCGTGGCGATGCCGATGTCATGATTTGCGGCGGCGCAGAAGCAACGATCAGACCTACCGGTCTCGCCGGATTCTGCTCGATGCGGGCGATGTCGACCCGTAATGATGAGCCTGAGAGAGCAAGCCGCCCGTTCGATACGGGACGCGACGGCTTTGTTATGGGCGAAGGCTCGGGGGTTCTCGTGCTGGAGTCCTTGGAGCACGCGCAGAAGCGCGGAGCGAAAATTTATGCGGAAGTGATCGGTTACGGGTTAAGCGCTGATGCGCATCATATGACCGATCCGGATCCAAACGGAGCGCGCCGATGCATGGAGATGGCGATTCGCGAAGCGGGCATTAATGTAAGTGAGGTTGATTATATCAATGCCCACGGTACGTCAACTCCTGCAGGCGACCGCTCCGAGACGATCGCAATCAAAGGGGCGCTGGGAGAGCACGCGCGCAAAGTGGCCGTCAGCTCGACGAAATCGATGACAGGTCATTTGCTAGGCGCAGCGGGTGGCGTGGAGGCCGTGATTTGCGGTCTAACGATCAAGAACAGCAAAATTGCACCAACGATCAATCTGGAGAACCAGGATCCGGAATGCGATTTGGATTACGTGCCCAATGTAGCGAGAGCCGCAGATGTCAATGTAGCTATGTCCAACTCCTTCGGGTTCGGCGGTCACAATGCCACTATCGTTCTGAAGAAATTTGAAGCATAA
- a CDS encoding beta-ketoacyl-ACP synthase III — translation MMKSRSVGIIGTGKYVPERVLTNAELETMVETNDEWIVSRTGIRERHIAAPDQATSDLAYEAAVQALKSAGLAAEDIELIIVATITPDMTFPSTACILQEKLGAKKAAAFDLSAACSGFVYSLATANGFIQTGMYNNALIIGADALSRITDYTDRNTCVLFGDGAGAVVLGEVPEGRGFLSFDLGAEGAGGELLKLEGGGSRCPASEETVRSGKHFIYMNGREVFKFAVRVMGTATEEVLRKAGKDKSEIDLFVPHQANIRIIQSAMQRLDLPEEKCVINVDKYANTSAASIPLALVEAVEEGRVKEGDTLLLVGFGGGLTWGASVLVW, via the coding sequence ATGATGAAATCACGTTCAGTAGGCATTATCGGAACAGGTAAATACGTGCCTGAACGGGTGTTAACGAACGCCGAACTGGAGACGATGGTAGAGACTAACGACGAATGGATCGTTTCGCGGACGGGAATCCGCGAGCGTCACATTGCGGCTCCGGATCAGGCGACTTCGGATTTGGCTTACGAGGCGGCAGTTCAGGCTTTGAAATCGGCAGGACTCGCCGCTGAAGATATCGAGTTGATCATTGTGGCGACGATCACACCGGATATGACGTTTCCGTCCACGGCCTGCATTTTGCAGGAGAAGCTCGGAGCGAAGAAAGCGGCAGCTTTTGATTTGTCCGCAGCCTGCTCCGGATTTGTGTACAGCCTCGCTACGGCCAACGGCTTCATTCAGACCGGGATGTACAACAATGCCCTGATTATTGGGGCGGATGCCTTATCCCGCATAACGGACTACACGGATCGCAACACCTGCGTCTTGTTCGGAGACGGGGCCGGAGCGGTTGTGCTCGGCGAGGTTCCGGAAGGCAGAGGTTTCCTGTCTTTTGATCTGGGGGCCGAAGGAGCGGGGGGAGAGCTGCTCAAGCTTGAAGGCGGCGGATCGCGCTGCCCGGCGTCTGAAGAGACGGTACGCAGCGGCAAGCATTTCATCTACATGAACGGCCGGGAAGTGTTCAAATTTGCCGTTCGCGTCATGGGAACGGCGACGGAGGAAGTGCTCCGCAAAGCCGGCAAGGATAAGAGCGAAATCGATCTGTTCGTTCCGCATCAGGCGAACATCCGCATTATTCAATCCGCTATGCAGCGGCTTGATCTACCGGAGGAGAAATGCGTCATAAACGTGGATAAATATGCGAATACCTCGGCGGCATCGATTCCTCTTGCACTTGTGGAAGCCGTGGAGGAAGGCCGTGTGAAGGAAGGCGACACCTTGCTTCTCGTTGGCTTTGGCGGCGGCCTCACTTGGGGCGCATCCGTGCTTGTCTGGTAA
- the plsX gene encoding phosphate acyltransferase PlsX, producing the protein MRIAIDAMGGDHAPKSTLEGALAAAKEWNDIEIILVGDQAQLEPLLKDSAVPANLKIHHASEVIEADDEPVRAVRRKKDASMVVAGRLVREGEAEAMISAGNTGALMTTGLLVVGRMDGIERPALAPMIPTVDERGVLALDLGANMDAKPEHLAQYALMGSIYREKVHGISRPRVGLLNVGTEEMKGNELTKAAYPLIQQLPIHFVGNVEARDILTGACDVLVCDGFAGNILLKSLEGTAGTIFSILKQEFSKSLKNKLAAAMLMPSLRGMKKTLDYKEHGGAPLLGLSGLVVKGHGSSDGEAIKNAVRQARTAIQSRLTESIAQEISGKRVVE; encoded by the coding sequence ATGAGAATCGCCATTGATGCCATGGGTGGAGACCACGCGCCGAAGAGTACGCTCGAAGGTGCTCTTGCCGCAGCGAAGGAATGGAATGATATCGAAATTATTCTCGTCGGTGACCAGGCGCAGCTCGAACCGCTGCTGAAGGATTCGGCTGTGCCTGCCAATTTGAAGATTCATCATGCTTCAGAGGTCATTGAGGCGGATGATGAGCCTGTGCGCGCGGTGCGCCGCAAGAAAGACGCCTCTATGGTTGTGGCGGGCCGGCTTGTGCGCGAAGGCGAAGCCGAAGCGATGATCTCCGCTGGCAACACGGGCGCGCTGATGACGACAGGTCTGCTCGTCGTAGGACGGATGGACGGAATCGAGCGCCCAGCGCTGGCTCCGATGATTCCGACGGTGGACGAGCGGGGGGTGCTGGCGCTTGATCTGGGCGCTAACATGGACGCGAAGCCGGAGCATCTGGCTCAGTACGCCCTGATGGGCAGCATTTACCGGGAGAAGGTGCACGGCATCAGCCGTCCGCGCGTCGGTCTCCTGAATGTCGGCACAGAGGAAATGAAGGGCAATGAGCTGACGAAGGCGGCTTATCCGCTCATTCAGCAGCTTCCAATTCATTTCGTCGGCAATGTAGAGGCTCGCGATATTCTGACGGGCGCTTGCGATGTGCTGGTTTGCGACGGGTTCGCGGGCAATATTTTGCTGAAGTCGCTGGAAGGCACGGCGGGCACGATATTCTCGATTTTGAAGCAGGAGTTCTCCAAATCGCTGAAGAACAAACTGGCCGCTGCTATGTTAATGCCTTCTCTTCGGGGAATGAAGAAGACGCTCGACTACAAGGAACACGGCGGAGCTCCGCTCCTTGGTCTTAGTGGACTTGTGGTTAAGGGGCATGGTTCCTCCGATGGCGAAGCGATCAAGAATGCGGTAAGGCAGGCCAGAACAGCAATTCAGAGTCGACTGACGGAGAGCATAGCACAGGAAATCAGCGGGAAGCGAGTGGTAGAATGA
- a CDS encoding DUF177 domain-containing protein translates to MDFRFRQMASHDGPKQLHDALDMSHVVKGRNDIHGMSPLVCDLTAVYAEGNVVEVTGTLSAEMDMSCSRCLKPLKHKVDIEFEETFKRIDTPVEEGQNEEEDDIRLIADDQVDLNPYIEEALLLNLPYAAVCKEDCKGLCPSCGTDLNERDCGCKNERIDPRLAALGDFFKK, encoded by the coding sequence ATGGATTTTAGATTTCGCCAAATGGCCTCTCACGACGGGCCGAAGCAGCTGCATGATGCTCTGGATATGAGTCATGTCGTCAAAGGGCGCAATGACATTCACGGCATGAGTCCGCTTGTATGCGACTTGACAGCTGTGTACGCGGAAGGGAACGTAGTTGAGGTGACAGGCACGCTGTCCGCGGAAATGGACATGTCCTGCTCCCGCTGCCTTAAGCCTTTGAAGCATAAAGTCGATATCGAATTTGAGGAAACCTTCAAACGCATTGACACCCCCGTAGAAGAAGGGCAGAATGAAGAAGAAGATGACATCCGGCTGATTGCCGATGATCAGGTGGATTTGAATCCATATATTGAAGAGGCATTGCTTCTCAATCTTCCATATGCTGCCGTTTGCAAGGAAGACTGCAAGGGACTTTGTCCCAGCTGCGGAACGGACTTGAACGAACGGGATTGCGGCTGCAAGAACGAGCGGATCGATCCGCGGCTGGCAGCGCTAGGTGACTTTTTCAAAAAATGA
- the fabD gene encoding ACP S-malonyltransferase translates to MGKLAFVFPGQGSQSVGMGQDIYESVPESRQLFEQADEILGFPLTRLIFEGPDTELKQTANTQPALLTTSAALYQALAAKGIKPDFVAGHSLGEYSALTAAGALSFSDAVATVRARGEFMEQAVPGGQGAMAAVLGGEREALAALCADITAGGSLVELANVNCPGQIVVSGSKAGVDAVVQRVKEIGAKRAIPLEVSGPFHSSLMKSAAEKLAGKLEQIAIGDASIPVVANVTAGAVQRGEGISRLLVEQVYSPVLWEDSVAWLIDQGVDTFVEIGPGSVLTGLIKKINRGVTTYNVNSLESLEQTAAALL, encoded by the coding sequence ATGGGTAAGCTGGCATTTGTATTTCCGGGTCAAGGTTCGCAAAGCGTAGGAATGGGTCAGGACATCTATGAATCTGTGCCGGAATCCCGGCAGTTGTTCGAGCAGGCGGATGAGATTCTTGGCTTTCCGTTGACTCGCCTTATTTTTGAAGGCCCGGATACGGAATTGAAGCAGACGGCGAATACGCAGCCTGCGCTGCTGACGACTAGCGCAGCGTTATATCAGGCTCTTGCGGCTAAAGGAATCAAGCCGGACTTCGTAGCGGGACACAGTCTCGGGGAATACAGCGCGCTTACGGCAGCTGGAGCGCTCAGTTTCAGTGACGCCGTTGCAACCGTACGGGCGCGGGGCGAGTTCATGGAGCAAGCCGTTCCAGGCGGCCAAGGCGCAATGGCTGCAGTGCTTGGCGGAGAGCGCGAGGCACTAGCCGCCTTATGCGCTGACATTACAGCTGGCGGAAGCCTGGTTGAGCTGGCGAACGTCAATTGCCCCGGCCAAATCGTAGTTTCCGGCAGCAAAGCAGGCGTAGACGCCGTCGTCCAGCGTGTCAAGGAAATTGGCGCCAAGCGGGCGATTCCGCTTGAAGTTAGCGGCCCGTTCCACTCGTCGCTCATGAAATCGGCAGCGGAGAAACTGGCCGGCAAGCTGGAACAGATTGCCATTGGCGACGCTTCGATCCCTGTCGTAGCCAATGTTACGGCAGGCGCAGTGCAGCGGGGGGAGGGGATTTCCCGTCTGCTTGTGGAACAGGTGTATTCGCCGGTTCTATGGGAGGACAGCGTTGCTTGGCTGATCGATCAGGGCGTAGATACCTTCGTGGAAATCGGCCCCGGCAGCGTATTAACCGGGCTGATCAAGAAAATTAACCGAGGCGTAACAACGTATAACGTAAATAGCCTGGAGAGCTTGGAGCAGACGGCAGCCGCGCTGCTGTAG
- the rnc gene encoding ribonuclease III — protein MSGDLKQLQHKLQIVFQNRQLLKQAFTHASYVNEHRFSQHQDNERLEFLGDAVLELTVSEHLYRMFPDRPEGELTKLRAAIVCEPSLVKFAESLEFGKYVLLGKGEELTGGRTRPALLADVFESFIGALYLDQGLKAVNAFLHQHVFTQFMLNGKLQTTDFKTELQELTQHHNMGVLEYRIIEERGPAHEREFVSEVSMDGRALGQGTGRSKKEAEQQAAAVALERLKSLNE, from the coding sequence TTGAGTGGAGATCTGAAGCAGTTACAGCACAAACTTCAAATTGTATTCCAAAACCGACAGCTGTTGAAACAGGCCTTTACCCATGCATCATATGTGAATGAACATCGGTTCAGCCAGCATCAGGATAACGAGCGCCTGGAATTTCTGGGCGACGCTGTCCTGGAGCTGACAGTATCCGAGCATTTGTATCGGATGTTTCCGGATCGTCCAGAGGGAGAACTGACCAAGCTTCGCGCAGCCATCGTATGCGAGCCATCGCTTGTGAAGTTTGCCGAAAGCCTGGAGTTCGGCAAATACGTATTGCTGGGGAAGGGTGAGGAATTAACCGGCGGACGTACTCGTCCGGCGCTGCTGGCTGATGTGTTCGAGTCGTTCATCGGCGCCCTCTATCTGGATCAGGGATTGAAGGCTGTTAATGCTTTCCTTCATCAGCATGTATTCACGCAGTTCATGCTTAACGGGAAGCTGCAGACGACGGATTTCAAGACAGAGCTGCAGGAGCTTACCCAGCATCACAACATGGGCGTGCTGGAGTACCGTATCATTGAGGAGCGTGGACCGGCCCATGAACGGGAGTTCGTCTCCGAGGTATCCATGGATGGCCGGGCGCTGGGGCAGGGAACTGGACGTTCCAAGAAGGAAGCTGAACAGCAGGCTGCCGCAGTGGCGCTAGAACGTTTGAAATCTTTGAATGAATGA
- the fabG gene encoding 3-oxoacyl-[acyl-carrier-protein] reductase: MTKLLSGQAALVTGASRGIGRAIALALAEAGANVAVNYAGNEEAAARVVAEIEALGVQAFAVKGHVGDSAQFEAIVKQTLDTWGRIDILVNNAGITRDNLIMRMKEEEFDAVIETNLKGVFNGIKAVTRPMMKQRSGRIINISSVVGVLGNAGQANYVAAKAGVIGLTKSSARELASRNITVNCIAPGFIATDMTDQLPEDLRQNLLSDIPLARLGQPEEIAKVAVFLASDAASYMTGQTLHVDGGMYM; this comes from the coding sequence ATGACGAAATTGCTTAGTGGTCAGGCAGCTCTGGTTACGGGGGCCTCTCGCGGCATTGGACGCGCTATTGCGCTGGCGCTTGCGGAAGCAGGGGCGAACGTGGCCGTCAATTATGCGGGCAATGAGGAAGCGGCGGCTCGCGTCGTCGCCGAAATCGAGGCTCTTGGCGTTCAGGCGTTCGCTGTCAAAGGGCATGTCGGAGATAGCGCTCAATTCGAGGCGATCGTCAAGCAGACCTTGGATACTTGGGGCCGAATCGATATTCTGGTGAATAACGCTGGAATTACTAGAGATAATCTAATTATGCGGATGAAAGAAGAAGAGTTCGACGCCGTCATCGAGACGAATCTCAAAGGCGTATTCAACGGCATCAAAGCGGTTACCCGTCCAATGATGAAGCAGCGCTCCGGCCGTATCATCAACATTTCGTCTGTAGTGGGCGTGCTAGGAAATGCCGGACAGGCCAACTACGTGGCGGCCAAGGCGGGTGTAATCGGCCTTACGAAATCGTCCGCCCGCGAGCTGGCTAGCCGGAACATTACGGTGAACTGCATTGCGCCGGGATTCATTGCGACGGATATGACAGATCAGCTGCCGGAAGATTTGCGGCAGAATCTGCTCAGCGATATTCCGCTCGCACGTCTTGGGCAGCCGGAAGAAATCGCGAAAGTCGCGGTATTCCTGGCTTCCGACGCAGCGTCTTATATGACGGGGCAGACCCTGCATGTAGACGGCGGGATGTATATGTGA